A genomic window from Chlorobium phaeobacteroides DSM 266 includes:
- a CDS encoding alpha/beta hydrolase: MIDKLLHTVQQWWRLLLMAAIVPAAIFFILKPWNIPKLLSRSRPAENHDEALRRAEALKSAQTKEMNPLCLLQVMTHRKKTDRAVILVHGYTSCPRQFYELGRRFYDLGDNVLIAPLPHHGLADRLTDDQGQLKAEELAAYADEVVDIACGLGDRVVMMGISAGGVTTAWAAQNRRDIDLAVIVSPAFGFGQIPVPLTAAAMNIYAMLPDSYSWWNAELQENLHPDYTYPRYSMHALTEILRLGFVVQEEAMHASPAAEKIVMVFNANDTSINNDRTREILDIWNTGHITIETFEFQASLKLGHDLIDPNQPDQNIALVYPEMIRLCELPRQGEP; encoded by the coding sequence ATGATCGACAAGCTTTTACATACTGTCCAGCAATGGTGGCGGCTTTTACTGATGGCAGCAATTGTTCCCGCAGCCATTTTTTTTATTCTGAAACCCTGGAACATCCCGAAGCTGTTATCGAGATCGCGTCCGGCAGAAAATCATGACGAGGCTCTTCGTCGTGCCGAAGCCCTTAAAAGTGCGCAGACAAAAGAGATGAATCCTCTCTGTCTCCTGCAGGTAATGACACACCGGAAGAAAACAGATCGAGCTGTCATTCTTGTTCATGGTTATACGAGCTGTCCCAGGCAGTTTTATGAACTTGGTCGGCGCTTTTATGATCTCGGTGATAATGTGCTGATTGCGCCTCTTCCGCATCACGGACTGGCTGACCGACTGACGGATGATCAGGGTCAGCTTAAGGCAGAAGAGCTTGCCGCTTATGCCGATGAGGTTGTTGACATTGCCTGCGGTCTTGGAGATCGGGTTGTGATGATGGGTATATCCGCAGGAGGGGTAACCACTGCCTGGGCAGCACAGAACCGGCGCGATATTGATCTTGCCGTCATCGTCTCTCCCGCATTCGGATTCGGGCAGATTCCTGTTCCACTTACTGCGGCAGCGATGAACATCTATGCAATGCTTCCCGATTCCTATTCCTGGTGGAATGCAGAGCTTCAGGAAAATCTCCATCCTGACTATACCTATCCCCGTTATTCCATGCATGCGCTTACGGAGATTCTTCGGCTCGGGTTTGTCGTTCAGGAAGAGGCCATGCATGCCTCTCCGGCAGCAGAAAAGATCGTGATGGTGTTCAATGCCAACGATACATCCATCAATAATGATCGAACCCGGGAAATTCTTGATATCTGGAATACCGGCCACATTACTATCGAAACCTTCGAGTTTCAGGCATCGCTCAAGCTTGGTCATGACCTTATCGATCCGAACCAGCCCGACCAGAATATTGCTCTGGTCTATCCTGAGATGATTCGGTTATGCGAGTTGCCCCGCCAGGGGGAACCTTGA